ttgtagatcaatagctcgcgttgttgcttccctgtgtttattttgatatgttcctagagaaaattgtgttgaaagatgttagtagcaatgatgcggattggatccgtgatctgaggtttatcctcattgctgcacagaagaattatgtccttgatgcaccgctaggtgacagacctgttgcaggagcagatgtaaacgttatgaacgtttggctagctcaatatgatgactacttgatagtttagtgcaccatgcttaatggcttagaatcgggacttcaaagacgttttgaacatcatggaccatatgagatgttccaggagttgaagttaatatttcaagcaaatacccgagttgagagatatgaagtctccaacaagttctatagctaaaagatggaggagaatcgctcaactagtgagcatgtgctcagattgtctgggtactacaatcgcttgaatcaagtgggagttaatcttccagataagatagtgattgccagaattctctagtcactatcaccaagttagtagaacttcgtgatgaactataatatgcaagggataacggaaacaaaccccaagctcttcgtgatgctgaaatcaacgaaggtagaaatcaagaaaaacatcaagtgttgatggttgacaagaccactagtttcaagaaaaaggcaaagggaagaaggggaacttcaagaagaacggcaagcaagttgttgctcaagtgaagaagcccaagtctgatcctaagcctgagactaagtgcttctactgcaaagagactggtcactggaagcggaactaccccaagtgattggcggataagaaggatggcaaagtgaacataagtatatttgatatacatgttattgatgtgtactttactagtgtttatagcaacccctcagtatttgatgctagttcagttgctaagattagtaactcgaaacgggagttgcagaataaacagagactagttaagggtgaagtgacgatgtgtgttggaagtggttccaagattgatatgatcatcatcgcacactccctataaattcgggatttgtgttgaacctaaataagtgttatttggtgtttacgttgagcatgaatatgatttgatcatgtttattgtaatacggttattcatttaagtaagagaataaattgttgttctgtttacatgaataaaaccttatatggttacacacccaatgaaaatagttcgctggatctcgatcatagtgatacacataatcataatattgaaaccaaaagatgcaaagttaataatgatagtgcaacttatttgtagcactgccgtttaggtcatattggtgtaaagcgcatgaagaaactccatgctgatgggcttttggaatcacttgattatgaatcagttgatgcttgcgaaccatgcctcatgggcaagatgactaagactctgttcttcggaacaatggagcgagcaacagatttgttggaaatcatacatactgatgtatgtggtccgatgaatattgaggctcgcgataggtatcattattttctgatcttcacagatgatttgagcagatatgagtatatctacttgatgaaacataagtctgaaacatttgaaaagttcaaagaatttcagagtgaagtggagaatcatcgtaacaagaaaataaggcttctacgatctgatcgcggagacaaatatttgagttacgagtttggtcttcaattaaaacaatgtggaatagtttcacaaattcgtgccacccggaacaccacagcataatggtgtgtccgaacgtcatagccgtactttattagatatagtgcaaatctatgatgtttcttaccgatttaccactatcgtttttgaggttatgcattaaagacagctgcattcacgttaaaaaggggcaccatctaagtccgttgagagaacacaatctgaactgtggtttagcaaaaaaccaaagttgtcgtttcttaaaaattggggttgcgatgcttataagaaaaagtttcatcatgataagctcaaacccaaatcggaaaaatgtgtcttcaaaggatacctaaaggagacagttgggtacaccttctatcacagatctgaaggcaagatattcattgcttataatggatcctttctagagaaggagtttttctcgaaagaagtgagtgggagaaagtagaacttgataaggtaattgtaccttctctcttattggaaagtagtatatcacagaaatctgttcctgtgactactacaccaattagtgaggaagctaatgatgatgatcatgtaactttagatcaagttactatctcgtagataaaccagagtgagatctgcaccagagtggtacggtaatcctgttctggaagttatgttactagaccatgacgaacctacgaattatgaggaagcgatgatgagcccagattccgcaaagtggcttgaagccatgaaatctgagatatgatccatgtataaaaacaaagtatggactttgatggatttgcccgatgatcggcaagccatagaaaataaatggatcttcaagaggaagacggacgctgatagtagtgttactatctacaaagctagaattgtcgcaaaaaggttttcgacaagttcaaggtgttgactacgatgagattttctcactcgtagcgatgcttaagtctgtccgaatcatgttagcaattgcggcattttatgaaatctggcaaatggataaacaaagctgcattccttaatgaatttattaaagaagagttgtatatgatgcaaccagaaggttttgtcaatcctaaaggtgttaacaaaatatgcaagctccagcgattcatctatggactggtgcaagcatctcggagttggaatacacgctttgataagttgatcaaagcatattgttttttacagacttgcgatgaagcctgtatttacaagaaagtgagtgggagcactacagcatttctgataagtatatgtgaatgacatattgttgatcggaaataatgtagaattattctgcaaagcataaaggagtatttgaaaggagtttttcaaagaaagacctcggtgaagctacttacatattgagtatcaagatctatagagatagatcaagacgcttgataagttttttcaatgagtacataccttgacaagattttgaagtagttcaaaatggaacagtcaaagaaagagttcttgcctgtgttacaaggtgtgaaattgagtaagactcaaaacccgaccacggcagaagataaatgtttattattcatgctagaattgtattaaccggaaacataaaacatgtgtgaatacatagacaaacttagtgtcactagtatgcctctacttgactagctcgttaatcaaagatggttatgtttcctaaccatgaacaaagtgttgttatttgattaacgaggtcacatcattagtagaatgatctgattgacatgacccattccattagcttagcacccgatcgtttagtatgttgatattgctttcttcatgacttatacatgttcctatgactatgagattatgcaactcccgtttaccggaggaacactttgtgtgctaccaaacgtcacaacataactgggtgattataaaggagctctacaggtgtctccaaaggtagatgttgggttggcgtatttcgagattaggatttgtcactccgattgtcggagaggtatctctgggccctctcggtaatgcacgtcacataagccttgcaagcattgcaactaatgagttagttgcggaatgatgtattacagaacgagtaaagagacttgccggtaacgagattgaactaggtattggataccgacgatcgaatctcgggcaagtaacataccgatgacaaagggaacaacgtatgttgttatgcggtctgaccgataaagatcttcgtagaatatgtaggagccaatatgggcatccaggtcccgctattggttattgaccggagacgtgtctcggtcatgtctacattgttcttgaacccgtagggtccgcatgcttaaggtttcgatgacagttatattatgagtttatgagttttgatgtaccgaaggagttcggagtcccggatgagatcggggacatgacgaggagtctcgaaatggtcgagacgtaaagatcgatatattggacgactatattcggacatcgggaaggttccgagtgattcgggtatttttcggagtaccggagagttacgggaattcgccgggagaagtattgggccttgatgggctttagtgggaagaggagaaagggcctgctgcgcccccctcccctctagtccgaattggactagggaaaagggggccggccacctttccttctcctccacttccttctcccttcctcccctcttggtggactcctactaggacttggacatgatcttgctatgcatcaccatgatcttgcgtgtgcgtagatctacaagggtacgtagatcacactctcccctctcgttgctatgcatcaccatgatcttgcgtgtgcgtagaaatttttttaaaattatttcgtTCCCCAACAGAGGGGGCGCCACAAGGGGGGagtctcctcccttggccggccaaggaggaggggggCCACCTCCAATTCGGCCTCCATTTCCCCTTTCCATGGGGAGAAGGGGGCGCCACCCTTCTTAGGCCCAAGTGGCCCAAGTGGTCTTCCGCCATTTGGCCTTTTAAGACCCGTTGATATTTAATTAATTATAAAAgtattttattattaatttaacatcaccgTAAAGATTTTTgacctatatattatttattggGAATATTTGGTATTGCCCaataaactctgaaacccttccAGTGACCCCGAAACGCGTCTGCTTTCTCTCggaactattctgaatattaatAAAACAATTCTACAAATAAATCCTCGATGTTCTTGTCCTACTAAGACTCAGCAGATCGTGAAtatcttaagcttgtgaccccgtaggttcgataaaacatagacatgaacgaaactccTTCGTTCAATGACCAATAGCAAAactgtggacgtccatatcgatccctatgattacacgagtGACATTCAAGTGAATcattggttatcatgtgatgttccctttgtttTTTGATATTTTACAAAACCCGAGGTGTgccggtatcctcctgagtcatgcaCATGCTCACTATATAGTTaccctcgttaccggttttgttcttctttctcgttgaagtgttccggcatccccgtgacgtagtcacctgtgtctggcgaGACGATGATAGTTGCCATCACACCGAGAGGCCGACACTCAGAAGCCTGCAGTGCCTATTTGTCGTTGTGGAAGTCCTGGCCGGGCTGCAAATACAAGAGGGAGCTCTGCCTCGCCTCGAGTTCCGCCAGCTGCAGTAAGGATACAAATGGCTTTAGCCGCACAATCCAGTCCCTTCCACGTCTTAAGGAGGACGCCGTACATGATGCAGTGAGTGATGAAACAAAATAGGAGTGGAAAGGAGTGACAAAGAAACACCCAAGACATCCCAAGCTCTTGTTTGATGAGACAAAGTCGATGGGAAGTTGAAAATGAGCCGGCGGAATCATCAACATCTCCCGCCCGCACCATTTGGCGGTCCCTGCTCTGCTTCTCTCAAGTCTTGCTCCCCTGCTCCTCCTAtatatgctgctgctgctgctgctgctctgttcCGCCGCCCAGCCAGACTCTCTGTGTTGGCACCAATCAAAGTAAATCCCTTTTTCACGCGACAAAGGACCTCATCACCATACACTTTCCCCTTTTTCTGTTTTCTCGTTCTTAATTATTTTTATGACTTCCAGAAATTTCTCTAAATAAGTCTAAACAGCTTCCAAACAAACTTTGAAAACAAAAATCATAGCTCTTAAAATGGTAATCATATCAGGCACCGTGGGCGGCTCGCCGCGGACATTGTCACCCACTAGAGAGCGAAATCAAAGTACAAGTATCTTTAACGAGTATATACATTTATATTTTTGCGCTGAACGAGTATATacatttttcttaaaaaaaacaagtattttaaaatggaGCGAGTAACCATGCATGATCAGTTGTGAAGCTTACCTACCGCCACCGGAGGACGGATTGCAAACTGAATGCTCCAGCGACTTGACAGCATTATCATCAGCGAGCCGTGAAGGCAGTATGCTTGCGGAGCTAGCTTTCCTCTGTTTTCTTTAACTCTGAATACTTGCCAGTCACTTCCTCTGTTTTTGCTCTGTTTGCTGGGTACAGACAGAGCACTAACAGATTACAGTAGTTGTAGCTTGACGTTTCAGGCTCCGGTGGACTCGACTTGGGGCCTGGCAGACAATCTTCATCCTTCCGACCACGTAGCGGACGGGGATGCTCCCCAATCATCACCCTAATGTCGGCTGCTACCCAACACTGCCAGGTCAATCAGCTACGACTCCACTCGAGCTCTGTGACAGGATGGTGCCTGCGACGGAGCCGTTAGCTCGCCGCTTCTCCGGCTTCTCTTTCTCTCTCGATTCATCTGCACCACAGTCCAAAGAGATGCATGTGTGTCAGTGGCAGGTGTGCTCGCACGAAACACAACGTGGATCAGAGTCGGACGGCCACTGAAACTCGGTTGCTGCTCTTCCATGCCTCTTCTGTTTTCAGGGAATCCACGGAAACTTGGAGTACCATATAATTACCAAAGCACTCATGATACTATCATTTCGTTTTTCAGCAACCAAACACAAATCTTCTGTGCTTTGAGTGGATAATATTGTGGTGCTGCCATCATAGTAGTACTGATATACTCTGCTTTGTGATGCTGGCTTCCTGTCATTTCGGCAGATCCGTGACTTGAATTTACTCTAGTAGGTTTCATTCACATGATGAACTGTAAGTTTTTTTTGTTTGCAGGGAAAACTGTAAGTTAAGTCACTTCCCAACACATTCTTTTTCCTGTTGAAGATTGTTTGGATTCTGAAGAAGAAATAGTTTGGAAACCAGCACATTCAGCTTGGTTTATCATATATTCCCCTGGGGCCTCCTCTTTTAGTCTGAATTTCCTGCAAAAAAAGGAAGAATCATTCAGTGGAAGATTGTTCAGATTTGCTTCAGCACCTTTCTTTTGGCAGGATGTATGTCTGTCAGTTTTTAAAAAGATGTTTCGTATTTGGCTTATGCGCCCTGCTCAAAAAATTGTTTGGTTCTGTCCTTCGGTTGAAGATTGTTCAGACTCTCAAGAAAGCAAATAGTTCAGTTGTGAGTAAATACCCTCTCCAAACTACTACCTGAATACCATCGTCTACACCATTGCACCGTGTCACACTCACAACTCACAACCACGCAATGCAGCTTGCAAGTTGAGACCACCAAAATTAAACCGATGAAGATACAACAAATTCCCATCCATCACATAGTTCATATTacctactccctccgatccaaaaaaaAAGTGTAAAGCCACGACACTTtttttggatcagagggagtactatatacaGATATATCCTGAAGCTAAGAGAGAATCGGCGATGACGACTGAACAGAAAGGCTGAAAGTATAGCTGTTTACAATTTTACAGCAGATGGCATAGAACAACGAGGGAGGCAACAACTATTGCTTTTGAGCAGGCTCTGTGGTCCAGTAATTGGTTAGTTGGGTTGATCCAAAAGCTCAAGGCACAAATCTGGGTGGGGGTGTACACTCTTTGTTGGCAATTGGAATTGCCGCGATGATTTTGTTTTTAGGAACTTTTGCATTTCTGCCCTTTGTTCAGTCCCGCTAATCTGTTTTACCCCTATTTTTCAGCGCTTCTCAGTTTTGACCCTTTTCCGTTAAATCATCTCCGTAATGCCAAACACTTTGCAGCAGTCTGTGTAGCTGTAAGTAGTGTGTTGTGTACACCTGCAGCAAATCAAAGTGTTGGAATAATCTACCTACAGCATTGCATTGCCGTGTGAGAGATGCAACACAGCCATCCACAGATCGGTATGCACATTGCTCCAACACGAATGACTTGACCGCTGGCTGGAGCTGGCCGTAACTCTCATCTAATGTATACTCTCCGTCAGGCACACATGGAAGGTTCTGCCGACTCTCATACGGTCTGCATACGGATAGACGGCCATGGACAAAGGTGTGCTGGACTATTTAGTGAAAATCGTTCATGGCGCGGTTGTGTTCACGACTTCACGGTCGTTGCGCTCGAAAAAACATCGTGGCGCTGTATTATTCCACTTCATGAACACACTTACGTAATTTTAGACACTCCATTATATTTTTGCGTAATAAAGTAGATTACTTAGTAAAATTACCAACTGGTAAGCCTGTGTATGAAAAGTTGAAAATAATAAACTATGAGCAAGCGCAACATATGCTGTTAGACGATTTTAGCACAATATATTGGTGCGGTGAAGAGATGAAAAAATTTGGTTACTTCTCCACTGCACAGGCCTTCAGGAGCAGAAAATCTGGAAGGCTTGCATATATCTGCATCATATATACTGACTGACTGCAAATCTTTTACAGACACTATTTTAATCTTGAATGATTCATAGTCTTGTTCAACCGCATGATACACTTGACCCAGGATCGGCATTTAGTTTTTTACAAACTAGTACTacctctgtctcataatataagacgttttagtgtcagaaaaacgtcttatattatgagacagagggaaTATTATTTTAGTCTTGGATGCTTCAAAGTCCGTAGCACAATTTATAGTTTTCCGTTCTCTGGGTTAAGCAACAAGAGCGACAGCACTAATTCTGCTACCTGGTTCGGTCTACGTATCCATCTAATGTTTGGAAGCTACGTGCCTACCTTATCACCATCCCAGTATTGGAAGCTAGTACAGCATTGTCGTGCCGTGTGAGACATGCAACGTATCCATCCGCAAATCAGTATGCACATGCCTCCGACACGAATGACTTGACCCCTAGTTGGAGCTGACGGTAACTCTCATGCCTACTCAACATCAAGCATGGCATGTTCTGCAGACTTCCGTGCCCACGGTTGTTCTCTTTTTTGACATGTATTCTCCATTAACATAGCACTCAGAACATGCCTACTCAACATATGTTCTCGACTATTTAATCTGCTGCCATCAGCACTCAGAACCACAACAAGAGCCAATTCCAGCCTAGCTAGCTAGACACGGAGATGGAGCCCCCACCCAAAATGCTTGCCTCTCTCAAGATAACCAtactgatgatgatgatggcctcctctGTCGCACTTGCGTCGGTAGCAGCGGTGCCCGGAGGACAAGCAAGAGCGCTCCTCGTCTGGAAAGCAAGCCTCGACAACCAAAGCCAGCATGCCCTGCGCTCCTGGGGAAACATGTCATCGCCCTGCAATTGGCGCGGCATCACTTGCGGTACCGATGTGcatcggcgccggcggcggccggtgATCAGTGGCATCTCTCTGCGCGAGATGCGACTAGGTGGGACGCTGGAGTCCCTCAATTTCTCATCCTTGAGGACCCTGACACGCCTCGACCTCTCGCACAACCACATCGCTGGGAGCATTCCACCCAGTATTGAGGTCCTCGGAGAGCTCCGCGCTCTCCTTCTGCAAGGCAACCAGATAAGAGGCTCAATCCCACTAGGTCTAGGAAATCTCACAAAATTGCGCGTCTTAATGCTTCATGAAAATGAAGTCTCTGGTGAAATACCAATGCATATAGGCAATATGAGTAATCTTGAGACGCTCAACTTCTCAATCAATCACTTAGTTGGTCATATCCCTTCTGAAGTAGGCCACCTAAAGCGCTTGGTTAGGCTAGATTTGTCTAACAATAATCTTTCGGGCTCGATCCCAAGCAGTGTACATGACTTGACCAAACTCACTACCTTATACCTTTACCGCAACCAACTTTCTGGACACATCCCTCAAAAACTTGGTCATTTGGTCAACTTAGAGGACCTGGGACTTAGCTACAACAAGCTGATAGGTTCCATCCCAAACAGTTTAGGAAATTTGACAAAACTCACTACCTTGTACCTTGACGTGAACCAACTTTCCGGGCAAATTCCAGGAGGACTAGGTTGGTTGTTGCAGTTAGAGATCTTAGATCTCGATAGCAACAtgctaacaggttccatcccaaacaGCCTAGGCAATTTAACAAAGCTCACTATGTTGTACCTTTACAGTAACCAACTATCTCGCCATATTCCTCAAGAACTAGGTTATTTGGTAAACTTAGAGGAATTGTCTCTTACAAATAAcgcactaacaggttccatcccaaacaACCTAGGAAATCTAACAAAACTCGCTAGCTTGTACCTTCCTCATAACCAAATTTCCGACCACATTCCCCCAGAATTAGGTCATTTGGTCAACTTAGAGTACCCGGAGCTTAGCAACAACACAATAAAAGGTTCCATCCCAATTTGCCTAGGTAATTTGACAAAACTCACGACCTTGTACCTTTACTGTAACCAACTTTCTGGGGAAATTCCACGAGAACTAGGTTCGTTATCGAACTTAGAGAACTTGGATCTTAGCAACAACACACTGACAGGTTCCATCCCCAACAACCTAGGCAATTTAAAAAAACTCACTACCTTGTACCTTTTCCAGAACCAACTTTCTGGGAAAATTCCACGAGAACTAGGTTACGGGGTGAACTTAGAAAACTTGGCTCTTAATGAGAACACACTCTCAGGTTCCATCCCAAAGAGTTTAGGAAATTTGACAAAATTGACTACCTTGTACCTTAGCCAAAATCAACTTTCTGGGAAAATTCCGCAGGAACTTGGTCATTTGGTTAACTTAAAGGACTTGAACCTTAACTACAACAAGCATATAGGTTCCATTCCAAATAGCCTAGGAAATTTAACAAAACTCGCTATTTTGCAGCTTGGCGAGAACCAACTTTCGGGGAAAATTCCACAAGAACTAGGTAGGTTGTTGAACTTAGAGCTCATGGAGCTTGGCAGTAACACACTAACAAGTTTCATCCCAAATATCCTAGGGAATTTGACAAAACTCACTACCTTACACCTTTCCTACAACCAACTTTTTGGACACGTCCCTCGAGAACTTGGTCATTTGGTCAACCTAATGGACTTGAGACTTAGCTACAATAAGATAATAGGTTCCATCCCAAATATCTTAGGAAATTTGACAAAACTCACTAGCTTGTACATTGGCCAAAACCAACTTTCCGGGCAAATTCCACGAGAACTGGGTTGGTTGTGGAACTTACAAGCCTTGGCACTTGGTCAAAACACACTCTCTGGTTCCATCCCAAATAATATAGGGAATTTGAGTCTACCTATATTGGATCTGGCTTTTAACAGCCTCTCTGGTACCTTGCCGTCTGGACTTTGTGTGGGAGGTCGGCTACAACATTTTGCTGTTGCAAGCAACAACTTGGTTGGACCCTTCCCATCAAGCTTGCTAAGTTGTTCAAGCCTAGTTTGGCTTCGACTTGAAAAAAATAACCTCAAAGGAGATATCACCAAGATGGGAGCTTATCCAAATCTTGTTTATATTGATATCAGTTCAAATAAACTATTTGGTAAATTATCTCATCTCTGGGGCGAGTGCTACAAACTTACTATGCTACGTGCATCAAACAATAGAATAATTGGAGTAATACCATCAAGCATAGGGAAATTATCCAAGTTGGGGATACTTGACATTTCGTCAAACAAGCTTGAAGGACAGATTCCACCAGAAATTGGTAATGTAACAATGTTGTTCAACCTGAGACTTTCCAATAACTTGCTCGAGGGAAATATACCACAAGAAATTGGATCACTAAAGAACTTGGAGTACCTAGATTTATCATCAAACAATCTAGTTGGGCAGATACCAGGATCAATTGGGCGTTGCCTAAAGATCCACTTCCTAAAATTGTGCCATAACCAACTCAATGGTACCATTCCTATTGAACTAGGAGTGTTGGTAAACCTACAAGATTTGTTGGATATAAGTGACAATTCAATTGATGGTACTATTCCAAGTCTACTAGGTGGTCTTGGTATGCTTGAAGTTTTGAATCTTTCTCACAATGCATTGGACGGTGGCATTCCACCATCATTTCAAAGCATGAACAGCCTCCGATCCATGGACGTTTCATACAACAAATTGGAAGGGTCAGTGCCATATACTAGACTTTTTGAAGAAGCTCCTGTCAAATGGTTCTGGCATAATAACAAATTATGTGGTGTCGTGAAAGGTTTGCCCCCTTGCGATCTTCCTCAAAGTAGTGGACAAGGAAATAATTCTAGAGCTATTTTACTAGCTATCATACCGACCATTGTATCATTTGTGTTTCTCACTACACTAATAACATGGCAATGCAAAAAGAAGAAACCCCAAGCAGAAACTACAAATGTAGTACAACAAACCAATTTGTTTGCCATCTGGAATTTTGATGGGGAAGATGTGTACAAGAAAATTGTTGATGTCACAAACAATTTCAGCGAAGCTTATTGCGTTGGATCTGGAGGAAATGGATCTGTGTATAGAGCTCAGTTACCAACAGGAGAATTATTTGCAGTGAAGAAGATACATatggtggaagatgatgagcaaTTTAACCGTGAAATACATGCGTTGATGCATATTCGACATCGCAACATTGCAAAGTTACTTGGTTACTGCTCTGCACCCCAAGGACGATTCCTTGTGTATGATTACATGAATGGAGGGAGCTTAGCAGCATCTTTGAGGGGCAAGGAAACTGCAAATGAATTAGGTTGGATGAAAAGGTTAAATATTATTTGGGATGTTGCTCATGCTTTGTCTTACATGCATCACGACTGCTTTGCACCGATAGTCCACCGTGATATAACAAGTAGCAATGTTTTGCTTGATGTCGAATTTAAGGCATGCATCTCGGATTTTGGTCTAGCGAAGATCCTAGA
The sequence above is drawn from the Triticum aestivum cultivar Chinese Spring chromosome 7A, IWGSC CS RefSeq v2.1, whole genome shotgun sequence genome and encodes:
- the LOC123148354 gene encoding probable leucine-rich repeat receptor-like protein kinase At1g35710 gives rise to the protein MEPPPKMLASLKITILMMMMASSVALASVAAVPGGQARALLVWKASLDNQSQHALRSWGNMSSPCNWRGITCGTDVHRRRRRPVISGISLREMRLGGTLESLNFSSLRTLTRLDLSHNHIAGSIPPSIEVLGELRALLLQGNQIRGSIPLGLGNLTKLRVLMLHENEVSGEIPMHIGNMSNLETLNFSINHLVGHIPSEVGHLKRLVRLDLSNNNLSGSIPSSVHDLTKLTTLYLYRNQLSGHIPQKLGHLVNLEDLGLSYNKLIGSIPNSLGNLTKLTTLYLDVNQLSGQIPGGLGWLLQLEILDLDSNMLTGSIPNSLGNLTKLTMLYLYSNQLSRHIPQELGYLVNLEELSLTNNALTGSIPNNLGNLTKLASLYLPHNQISDHIPPELGHLVNLEYPELSNNTIKGSIPICLGNLTKLTTLYLYCNQLSGEIPRELGSLSNLENLDLSNNTLTGSIPNNLGNLKKLTTLYLFQNQLSGKIPRELGYGVNLENLALNENTLSGSIPKSLGNLTKLTTLYLSQNQLSGKIPQELGHLVNLKDLNLNYNKHIGSIPNSLGNLTKLAILQLGENQLSGKIPQELGRLLNLELMELGSNTLTSFIPNILGNLTKLTTLHLSYNQLFGHVPRELGHLVNLMDLRLSYNKIIGSIPNILGNLTKLTSLYIGQNQLSGQIPRELGWLWNLQALALGQNTLSGSIPNNIGNLSLPILDLAFNSLSGTLPSGLCVGGRLQHFAVASNNLVGPFPSSLLSCSSLVWLRLEKNNLKGDITKMGAYPNLVYIDISSNKLFGKLSHLWGECYKLTMLRASNNRIIGVIPSSIGKLSKLGILDISSNKLEGQIPPEIGNVTMLFNLRLSNNLLEGNIPQEIGSLKNLEYLDLSSNNLVGQIPGSIGRCLKIHFLKLCHNQLNGTIPIELGVLVNLQDLLDISDNSIDGTIPSLLGGLGMLEVLNLSHNALDGGIPPSFQSMNSLRSMDVSYNKLEGSVPYTRLFEEAPVKWFWHNNKLCGVVKGLPPCDLPQSSGQGNNSRAILLAIIPTIVSFVFLTTLITWQCKKKKPQAETTNVVQQTNLFAIWNFDGEDVYKKIVDVTNNFSEAYCVGSGGNGSVYRAQLPTGELFAVKKIHMVEDDEQFNREIHALMHIRHRNIAKLLGYCSAPQGRFLVYDYMNGGSLAASLRGKETANELGWMKRLNIIWDVAHALSYMHHDCFAPIVHRDITSSNVLLDVEFKACISDFGLAKILDKDASSCTSLAGTKGYLAPELAYTTRVTEKCDVYSFGVLVLELFMGHHPGDFLSSMDNNSQSTSLVNFLDTRLPLPEAEIARKIFKVISVAVWCIEPDPAHRPTMQQVIKAFSTAEQSPANNVNYLHTAIVIPACWS